TTATATTTGCATTTTGCAACAAGGTATTGGTCTTTGGATCATCAACTAAGCGACGACACATCTTTGATGGGGCGAGTTCTTTAAAAGCAGTAAGCCATTCATCCTTAGACAAGCTCTTATTCGGTGTTGCCAGGGCAATGGCCGAAAAAAATATACTGCTCATACCCATTATGCTGACTAAACCTTTTTGAGACATGATAGTTATTCCCTTAATAGTATTCATTAAAGGATAGACTTAAATAATTTGTTTTTCATAAATTTGGTAGAGGATATTTTTATTACTTATAAATTGCTATGGAATTCCACTGGGAAACATACCTCGCGAAAGCGTATAATAGATCGACCCTAAAAGGAGGAGCTCATGGACATCATTATTGGCGGCGGAACGGGATTAGTAGGTCAAATATTAGTACCTGCATTACTGCAGTCCGAACATAATATTTATGTGATTGGACGAGATAAAGATAAAATTAAACATATCTTTCCAAATACCATCCATGCTGTCACTTGGGATGAGCTTCATACATTAGATCCGAATGAATTTGATGTGATTATTAATTTGACTGGCGAAAACATTGCAGAGCATCGATGGAGTATGAAAACCAAAGAAAAATTACTTTCCAGTCGTATTGAAACAACCAACCAATTGGTACTTTGGGGTAGCAAAGCTACAACCAAGAAACCGCATTTGTATAATGCCAGTGCGGTGAGCATTTATGGTTTACAGAAAAAACTAGCTCAAGACAATATTACATTTTCTGAAACAACGCCCCCACTTAGCACGGCTAAAACCAGCTTTGCAACGCAACTGGTTACTCAGTGGGAAGATGCGGCGAGAAGAGGCTTTGATGCGGGTATGCCTGTTACGTTAATGCGTTTTGGCGTCGTATTAAAACGTGGGGAAGGTATGTTAAAAAAATTGGAATTACCTGCTCAATATGGGATGGGAGCAGTGATTGGTTCTGGTGAACAACCCCTCGCATGGATTGATAGCACTGACCTGGTTGAGGCGATACAGTTTTTGTTATCAAATCCAAAAATAACAGGGCCAATTAACCTGGTCGCACCACAGCAGGTGTCACAAAAAACGTTTACCAAGACGCTCGCACAGGTACTTGGAAAACCAGCGTTCCTATGGATGCCTGCATGGGCAACAAAGCTTTTATTTGGTCAAATGAGTGAGGAATTATTACTATCAGGACAGACTGTAAACCCGCAGCGACTGGCAGAATATCAATTTAATTTCAAATATCCCACTTTATTATCCGCTTTAACTAAAGAATTTAGAGGTGAAGAATTACCATGAGTCTACGCATATTATCCTTAGATGAAGTCAAGCAAAGCATTACCATGAGCCAAGCAATAAAGGCGATGGAAAATGCATTTATTCAATTGGCTAAGCAGCAAGTTAAATTACCATTAAGAACAGGTATCCCAATTGAGGAAGAAGAGGCGCTCACTTTAACTATGCCTGCATATCTAGCCCAAGATAAAACATTAGGTTTAAAAGTGGTTTCTATTTTTCCCAATAATAGCACGCGCAACAAACCCGCTATTACCGGTTTTATTATGTTACTGGATTCAACTACTGGCGAACCGCAGGCGCTCATGGATGCCAGTTATCTCACTGCGTTAAGAACAGGAGCAGTTTCTGGATTAGCAACCCAATATTTAGCCACAGATGATGCAAACCATGTTGCACTCATCGGTTCAGGAATTCAAGCGGAGACTCAACTGCAAGCTGTCGCCACTGTGCGTGATATAAAGCAAGTATCTGTCTGGTCAAGGAATATTAAGAATGCAGAACAATTTGCAGCTCAATTCGCCAACCAATATCACATCAATGTATATGATCATATTTCTTCAGCGGTTAAAGATGCAGACATTATTTGTACGGCCACTGCCAGCACCGAGCCATTAATTCACTTGAGCGACCTGAAGCCCCATGTCCATATTAATGCCATAGGCTCACATACCGCTATGATGAAAGAAATCAGTAGTGAAGTATTAAACCATGCTGTTGTGGTTGTTGATCAATTAAGTGCGGTTATGGCTGAAG
The DNA window shown above is from Legionella sp. PC997 and carries:
- a CDS encoding TIGR01777 family oxidoreductase, with the protein product MDIIIGGGTGLVGQILVPALLQSEHNIYVIGRDKDKIKHIFPNTIHAVTWDELHTLDPNEFDVIINLTGENIAEHRWSMKTKEKLLSSRIETTNQLVLWGSKATTKKPHLYNASAVSIYGLQKKLAQDNITFSETTPPLSTAKTSFATQLVTQWEDAARRGFDAGMPVTLMRFGVVLKRGEGMLKKLELPAQYGMGAVIGSGEQPLAWIDSTDLVEAIQFLLSNPKITGPINLVAPQQVSQKTFTKTLAQVLGKPAFLWMPAWATKLLFGQMSEELLLSGQTVNPQRLAEYQFNFKYPTLLSALTKEFRGEELP
- a CDS encoding ornithine cyclodeaminase family protein, which gives rise to MSLRILSLDEVKQSITMSQAIKAMENAFIQLAKQQVKLPLRTGIPIEEEEALTLTMPAYLAQDKTLGLKVVSIFPNNSTRNKPAITGFIMLLDSTTGEPQALMDASYLTALRTGAVSGLATQYLATDDANHVALIGSGIQAETQLQAVATVRDIKQVSVWSRNIKNAEQFAAQFANQYHINVYDHISSAVKDADIICTATASTEPLIHLSDLKPHVHINAIGSHTAMMKEISSEVLNHAVVVVDQLSAVMAEAGEIISAIQQNQLKQEDIIEIGNWLLSKDVEYKKQISVFKSVGLSIQDLGVASVVYQNAINKHLGTLFNLN